In Rhodothermus marinus DSM 4252, a single genomic region encodes these proteins:
- a CDS encoding M90 family metallopeptidase, protein MRIVRPVTVWFYGMLALVLGGLAALVGLRAGVGAWPGGVVALGVLAVGARKPLRRWRLARRPFPEAWRRWLEAHVPFYRALDVAGRRRFERDVQFFLAEQRFEGVGVEVTDELRLAVAAGAALLLHGRPDWEWPARRTILFYADRFDADYFEDEAGEFDGMAHAQGPIILSAKAVEEGWAVPNDGSNVVLHELAHVFDFGDLDADGMPTLLDPASAEAWRRLIRQEMVKVRQGRSLLRRYAATNAAEFFAVAVENFFERPELLAHRHPELFAALQAFFNLDPRHPGASDFASGGSGNAFDTKPP, encoded by the coding sequence ATGCGGATTGTACGGCCGGTGACGGTCTGGTTTTACGGGATGCTGGCGCTGGTGCTGGGCGGTCTGGCCGCGCTGGTCGGATTGCGGGCCGGGGTCGGTGCCTGGCCGGGCGGGGTGGTGGCGCTGGGGGTGCTGGCCGTGGGGGCCCGAAAGCCGCTCCGGCGCTGGCGTCTGGCCCGTCGTCCTTTTCCCGAAGCCTGGCGCCGATGGCTCGAGGCGCACGTGCCCTTCTACCGGGCGCTGGATGTGGCGGGGCGCCGTCGTTTCGAGCGCGATGTGCAGTTCTTCCTCGCCGAGCAGCGGTTCGAGGGGGTGGGCGTCGAGGTGACCGACGAACTCCGGCTGGCCGTGGCGGCCGGAGCGGCGCTGTTGCTGCACGGACGGCCCGACTGGGAGTGGCCCGCGCGCCGCACCATTCTGTTCTATGCGGATCGGTTCGACGCGGACTATTTCGAAGACGAGGCGGGCGAATTCGACGGGATGGCACATGCCCAGGGGCCGATCATCCTGTCGGCGAAAGCCGTCGAGGAAGGCTGGGCCGTGCCCAACGATGGCAGCAACGTGGTGCTGCACGAGCTGGCGCACGTGTTCGACTTTGGCGACCTGGACGCCGACGGCATGCCGACGCTGCTGGATCCGGCCTCGGCCGAGGCCTGGCGGCGGCTGATCCGACAGGAAATGGTGAAGGTCCGGCAGGGGCGCTCCCTGCTCCGACGCTACGCCGCCACGAACGCGGCTGAATTTTTTGCCGTGGCGGTGGAAAACTTTTTCGAGCGCCCGGAGCTGCTGGCCCATCGCCATCCCGAGCTTTTTGCCGCATTACAGGCCTTTTTCAACCTGGACCCGCGTCATCCGGGCGCTTCCGACTTCGCCAGTGGCGGGAGTGGCAATGCATTTGATACGAAGCCGCCGTGA
- the flgF gene encoding flagellar basal-body rod protein FlgF — MLLRLQNAAASMTEAIRQQERLANNLANVNTAGYKQERFFVEALNERLDAERSPRSDRRLTQWNDLTQGALEHTGSPLDVAIEGDGFFVVTDAATGATFYTRAGQFRLDGEGYLRTIDGLLVEGEDGPIQLLPHERNRTLSISQDGVLRADEREVARLRIVRFARPEALQRVEGARFAATDQEPLPVETPHLRPGFLESSNVNPVLAMTEMIEHFHRFETQQKVIQTTDQLLGQITRDLGKF, encoded by the coding sequence ATGCTGTTACGCCTGCAGAATGCCGCGGCGTCGATGACCGAGGCGATCCGCCAGCAGGAACGTCTCGCCAACAACCTGGCCAACGTCAACACGGCCGGCTATAAACAGGAGCGCTTCTTCGTGGAGGCGCTCAACGAACGGCTCGACGCCGAACGCTCGCCGAGAAGCGACCGGCGCCTCACGCAGTGGAACGACCTGACCCAGGGGGCGCTCGAGCACACGGGCAGCCCGCTGGACGTGGCCATCGAAGGCGACGGTTTCTTCGTGGTCACCGATGCGGCGACCGGGGCCACCTTCTACACGCGCGCCGGCCAGTTTCGACTGGACGGGGAAGGTTACCTGCGCACGATCGACGGCCTGCTTGTGGAAGGCGAAGACGGTCCGATCCAGCTCCTGCCCCACGAGCGCAACCGCACGCTTTCGATCAGTCAGGACGGCGTGCTGCGCGCCGACGAACGCGAGGTCGCCCGCCTGCGCATCGTGCGCTTCGCCCGCCCCGAAGCGCTGCAGCGCGTCGAAGGCGCCCGCTTTGCCGCCACCGACCAGGAGCCCCTTCCGGTCGAAACACCCCACCTGCGTCCCGGCTTCCTGGAAAGCAGCAACGTAAATCCGGTGCTCGCCATGACCGAGATGATCGAGCACTTTCACCGCTTCGAGACGCAGCAGAAGGTCATCCAGACCACCGATCAGCTGCTCGGACAGATTACCCGGGATCTCGGAAAGTTCTAA
- the flgG gene encoding flagellar basal-body rod protein FlgG → MLRALRTAALGMNAQQTNVDNIAHNLANANTTGFKNARVVFQDLLYQTVQTPGQEEAEGLTPPASLQLGSGVAVVATVRQFTQGSLVETGNALDLAINGDGFFQIRRPDGTIVYTRDGTFTLNADGTFVTQTGLPLEPELSVPPDTIEIHISQDGVVSVRLQGETESVEIGRLELARFPNPAGLRAIGGNLYEQTEASGFPILGAPGEEGFGTVKQGFLEAANVDVVQEMVNLITAQRAYEINSKMVTTTEEMLQTASQMKR, encoded by the coding sequence ATGCTTCGGGCCCTCCGCACCGCCGCGCTGGGCATGAACGCCCAGCAGACCAACGTCGATAACATCGCCCACAACCTGGCCAACGCCAACACGACGGGCTTCAAAAACGCCCGCGTGGTCTTTCAGGACCTGCTCTACCAGACCGTCCAGACGCCCGGCCAGGAAGAAGCCGAGGGGCTCACGCCACCGGCCTCGCTGCAACTGGGCAGCGGTGTGGCCGTCGTGGCCACCGTGCGCCAGTTCACGCAGGGCAGCCTGGTGGAAACCGGCAACGCGCTGGACCTGGCCATCAACGGCGACGGCTTCTTCCAGATTCGGCGGCCAGACGGCACCATCGTTTACACGCGCGACGGCACCTTCACGCTGAACGCCGACGGCACATTCGTCACGCAGACCGGCCTTCCGCTCGAGCCCGAGCTGAGCGTGCCCCCCGATACCATCGAGATTCACATCAGCCAGGATGGCGTCGTGTCGGTCCGGCTGCAGGGCGAGACGGAAAGCGTGGAGATCGGCCGGCTCGAGCTGGCCCGCTTCCCGAACCCGGCCGGCCTGCGGGCCATCGGTGGCAACCTCTACGAGCAGACCGAAGCCAGCGGCTTTCCGATCCTGGGGGCACCCGGTGAGGAGGGCTTCGGCACGGTCAAGCAGGGCTTTCTGGAAGCGGCCAACGTGGACGTCGTGCAGGAGATGGTCAACCTGATCACGGCCCAGCGGGCCTACGAGATCAACTCGAAGATGGTCACCACCACAGAAGAAATGCTTCAGACGGCCAGCCAGATGAAACGCTGA
- the flgA gene encoding flagellar basal body P-ring formation chaperone FlgA: MMRLLWIIGLLQVLGLRPAAEPVDVRLRHAIDSLLAAAFPALVGHLEPRLVRYQAAESDRIQLRLPPAVDDPTGSLQVEIWAPDARGAWRKAGWALFYVARYDSVIVARQALRRDEPVDPSALEVVWQETTRLRTPPLTPTRLRQLQRQGPLLAVRSVTAGQVLRADDLRPPYAVQTGETVWMRYRRGGILLRLRCQARAAGFVGDEIELYAPQTRATYRGRIVAPGLVEWIATLQP, encoded by the coding sequence ATGATGCGGCTGCTGTGGATCATCGGACTGTTACAGGTGCTCGGCCTGCGTCCGGCCGCCGAGCCGGTGGACGTGCGGCTCCGGCATGCGATCGATTCGCTGCTGGCCGCGGCGTTTCCCGCGCTGGTCGGCCACCTGGAGCCGCGCCTGGTGCGCTATCAGGCCGCCGAGTCCGATCGGATTCAGTTGCGTCTGCCGCCGGCTGTCGATGATCCCACCGGCTCCCTGCAGGTCGAGATCTGGGCACCCGACGCGCGCGGCGCATGGCGCAAGGCGGGCTGGGCGCTGTTCTACGTGGCCCGGTACGACTCGGTCATCGTCGCCCGCCAGGCGCTCCGCCGCGACGAACCGGTCGATCCGAGCGCCCTGGAGGTCGTCTGGCAGGAAACCACCCGGCTCCGGACACCTCCGCTGACCCCGACCCGGCTTCGCCAGCTCCAGCGGCAGGGCCCCCTGCTGGCCGTGCGCTCCGTGACGGCCGGACAGGTCCTACGCGCCGACGATCTGCGTCCGCCCTATGCCGTCCAGACCGGCGAAACCGTCTGGATGCGCTATCGCCGGGGCGGCATTCTGCTGCGCCTGCGCTGCCAGGCACGCGCGGCTGGCTTCGTGGGCGACGAGATCGAACTGTATGCCCCCCAGACCCGGGCCACTTATCGGGGCCGTATCGTGGCGCCCGGTCTGGTCGAATGGATTGCCACCCTCCAACCATGA
- a CDS encoding flagellar basal body L-ring protein FlgH gives MRALLLALSFLLPGLSAVAQSSLYADFRAVRPGDVITIILAERTAAQRESNFEHLANAKIGGAGAVSGTLGGKFSADATFSRESKANNETLQRDLLEGTVTALVVGIDSTTGNLLIRGERKLNINGVTHLMRISGTVRPYDVRYDNTVFSYQIANAHIEYRQSGLPRKFFRPGFLTRLGALALIGAAIALGVQ, from the coding sequence ATGCGCGCCCTTTTGCTTGCACTGAGCTTCCTGCTGCCCGGCCTTTCGGCCGTGGCCCAGTCGTCCCTGTACGCCGACTTCCGCGCGGTGCGTCCGGGCGACGTCATCACGATCATCCTGGCCGAGCGCACCGCCGCTCAGCGCGAAAGCAACTTCGAACACCTGGCCAATGCCAAAATCGGCGGCGCCGGAGCCGTCAGCGGCACGCTGGGCGGCAAGTTCAGCGCCGACGCCACGTTTTCGCGCGAGAGCAAGGCCAACAACGAAACGCTCCAGCGCGACCTGCTCGAAGGCACCGTCACGGCGCTCGTCGTGGGCATCGACTCCACCACGGGCAACCTGCTCATCCGGGGCGAACGCAAACTCAACATCAACGGCGTCACGCACCTGATGCGCATTTCCGGTACGGTGCGACCCTACGACGTGCGCTACGACAACACGGTGTTTTCCTACCAGATTGCCAACGCGCACATCGAGTACCGGCAGAGCGGCCTGCCGCGCAAGTTCTTCCGTCCGGGCTTCCTGACGCGTCTGGGCGCCCTGGCGCTGATCGGTGCCGCCATTGCCCTCGGGGTTCAGTAA
- a CDS encoding flagellar basal body P-ring protein FlgI — protein MRRLILLGLLLLPLLPARGQDAGQARLKDLITVEGAAPIQLIGYGLVVGLDRTGDRARGQRGSPYTVQSIANMLRRFGITVDPNLLQARNAAAVMVTATLDPFAAPGTRLDVTVSALGDARSLSGGVLLQTPLQDPTTGQVYAIAQGPVSTGAVLASSFGSSVQINHTNTGRVPGGAVVTAAPPVTLGGPQLGLVLKRPDFVNATRIAEAINGRYPNAAEVVHAGLVRVNLPNGVDNPAQLLAELEPLTIDVDIPARVVINERTGTIVAGGNVRISEVMITYGSLVISTQAEPFVAQPAPFSQGETVTGARATIDVQEEVARSVVLGPNADVAQLAAALNELGLTARDIIAIFQAIERAGALQGELVIL, from the coding sequence ATGCGTCGGCTGATTTTGCTCGGACTGTTGCTGCTGCCGCTCCTGCCCGCCCGGGGTCAGGACGCCGGACAGGCACGCCTGAAGGATCTAATCACGGTGGAAGGCGCCGCGCCGATCCAGCTCATCGGCTACGGGCTGGTGGTGGGACTGGACCGCACGGGCGACCGGGCCCGCGGCCAGCGCGGCTCGCCCTACACGGTGCAGAGCATCGCCAACATGCTGCGCCGCTTCGGGATCACCGTCGATCCCAACCTGCTGCAGGCCCGAAACGCCGCGGCCGTCATGGTGACGGCCACGCTGGATCCGTTCGCGGCGCCGGGCACGCGCCTGGACGTGACCGTCTCGGCGCTGGGCGACGCCCGCTCGCTCTCCGGCGGCGTCCTGCTCCAGACCCCCCTGCAGGACCCCACCACCGGACAGGTGTACGCCATCGCGCAGGGGCCGGTCTCGACCGGCGCCGTGCTCGCCTCCAGTTTCGGTTCTTCGGTCCAGATCAACCACACGAACACGGGCCGCGTGCCCGGCGGCGCCGTGGTGACGGCCGCCCCGCCGGTCACGCTCGGCGGGCCGCAACTGGGTCTGGTGCTCAAACGGCCCGACTTCGTAAACGCCACGCGCATCGCCGAAGCCATCAACGGCCGCTACCCGAACGCGGCCGAAGTGGTCCATGCCGGACTGGTGCGCGTCAACCTCCCCAACGGTGTCGACAACCCCGCGCAACTGCTGGCCGAACTGGAGCCGCTGACGATCGACGTGGACATCCCGGCGCGTGTCGTCATCAACGAACGCACGGGCACCATCGTGGCCGGCGGCAACGTGCGCATCAGCGAAGTGATGATCACCTACGGCAGCCTGGTCATTTCCACCCAGGCCGAACCGTTCGTGGCCCAGCCGGCACCCTTCAGTCAGGGCGAAACAGTCACCGGGGCGCGCGCCACCATCGACGTGCAGGAAGAAGTGGCCCGCTCGGTGGTGCTGGGCCCCAATGCCGACGTCGCCCAGCTGGCCGCCGCCCTCAACGAGCTGGGCCTGACCGCCCGCGACATCATCGCCATCTTTCAGGCCATCGAACGCGCCGGTGCCCTCCAGGGTGAACTGGTCATTCTGTAA
- a CDS encoding rod-binding protein — protein sequence MIKEIQPSPGPTGSAALLGVRRPHTPEEAARQFEEILLRQFVQAMTRDLFRESLTGDEAPGWLGSYRDTQRDVLTDVLARHLAEQGRLGIAELLLRQWRQAGHLSANESETNP from the coding sequence ATGATCAAGGAAATTCAACCATCCCCGGGACCCACCGGCAGCGCCGCCCTGCTGGGCGTGCGCCGGCCGCACACGCCCGAAGAGGCCGCGCGCCAGTTCGAAGAGATCCTGCTGCGCCAGTTTGTGCAGGCGATGACGCGCGACCTCTTTCGCGAGTCGCTCACCGGCGACGAAGCCCCCGGCTGGCTGGGTTCCTATCGCGACACGCAGCGCGACGTGCTGACCGACGTGCTGGCCCGCCACCTGGCCGAGCAGGGCCGACTGGGCATCGCCGAACTGCTCCTGCGCCAGTGGCGCCAGGCCGGACATCTTTCCGCGAACGAATCGGAGACGAACCCATGA
- the flgN gene encoding flagellar export chaperone FlgN — protein MSVPSNILQQFIEAIEEELNLLGQLEQSFEAQLEALRRHDHEALEQAAMQTSELVTRLERLQQKRAGKGRLLRRMLKLELTASTEQLLAALEARSETQAAAHTLRGLQQRLQQQLQQTRQRCESLEFSLKYAIQIGQELLELLQALDQPASRVYTPTGQTRQASPQRSVVNRLG, from the coding sequence ATGAGCGTCCCGTCCAACATCCTGCAGCAGTTTATCGAAGCGATCGAAGAAGAATTGAACCTGCTGGGCCAACTTGAGCAGAGCTTCGAAGCCCAGCTCGAAGCCCTGCGGCGCCACGATCACGAAGCGCTGGAGCAGGCCGCCATGCAGACCAGCGAACTGGTCACCCGACTCGAACGCCTTCAGCAGAAACGCGCCGGCAAGGGACGCCTGCTGCGCCGCATGTTGAAGCTGGAGCTGACGGCCTCGACCGAGCAACTGCTGGCCGCCCTCGAAGCCCGCTCGGAAACGCAGGCGGCCGCTCATACGCTTCGGGGATTGCAGCAGCGGCTTCAGCAGCAGCTCCAGCAGACGCGCCAGCGCTGCGAATCGCTTGAGTTTTCACTGAAATATGCGATACAAATAGGACAGGAGCTGCTGGAGCTGTTGCAGGCGTTGGACCAGCCCGCCAGCCGCGTGTACACCCCCACCGGACAGACCCGACAGGCCAGCCCGCAACGATCCGTCGTCAACCGCCTGGGGTAA
- the flgK gene encoding flagellar hook-associated protein FlgK has translation MSLNQLFSLTRRSFQTIQAAMNTVGQNVANANTEGYARRRVTLQAVNIRDTGIYTALPPRSATGLGVSVATYERLRDHLLDVAAWDARASLGAADEETRIYQVLESLLAADDDTGLAALLNDFWNRWSDLADNPTDTGVREALRGQAQTLIDTFHRLARDLDTLTIQTTETLRDAVDQANSLLEELASLNATIQAARQKGNPDLVAEDRRDQLVHELAELLPVQVHALEDGSYQLTVGGMALVQGDQVMPLTLDLSGGTPSLTFGNTGIAFRAPEGQDGRIGAQLRMLTQTIPDVRQRLDTLAATLVNEVNSRHASGYGLDGLTGRAFFDPAGTTASTIALSADVLADSRAIAASGDPTAPGDNSVALQIAGLRDALLFNGGTETAETYAINLAGIIGAAAKDATGRLERSRATIDHLDALQQGVMGVSLDEELTNMIRFQQAYAATARVLDTARSMMDTLLNL, from the coding sequence ATGAGCCTGAATCAACTGTTCAGCCTGACGCGCCGCTCGTTTCAGACGATCCAGGCGGCGATGAACACCGTCGGGCAGAACGTAGCCAATGCCAACACCGAAGGCTACGCGCGCCGGCGCGTGACATTGCAGGCCGTCAACATCCGGGACACGGGCATTTATACAGCCCTTCCGCCCCGCTCGGCCACCGGCCTGGGCGTTTCGGTGGCCACCTACGAGCGCCTGCGCGACCACCTGCTCGACGTGGCCGCCTGGGACGCGCGCGCCAGCCTGGGTGCCGCCGACGAAGAAACGCGCATCTATCAGGTGCTCGAAAGCCTGCTGGCCGCCGACGACGACACCGGTCTGGCCGCCCTGCTGAACGATTTCTGGAACCGCTGGAGCGACCTGGCCGACAACCCCACCGACACGGGCGTCCGCGAAGCGCTGCGCGGCCAGGCCCAGACGCTCATCGACACGTTCCACCGGCTGGCCCGCGATCTGGACACGCTCACGATCCAGACCACCGAAACGCTGCGCGACGCCGTCGATCAGGCCAACAGCTTGCTCGAAGAGCTGGCCTCGCTCAACGCCACGATCCAGGCCGCCCGCCAGAAAGGCAATCCGGATCTGGTGGCCGAAGACCGCCGCGACCAGCTCGTCCACGAACTGGCCGAACTGCTCCCCGTCCAGGTGCATGCGCTGGAGGACGGCTCCTACCAGCTCACCGTGGGCGGCATGGCGCTCGTGCAGGGCGACCAGGTCATGCCGCTGACGCTGGACCTGAGCGGCGGCACGCCCTCGCTGACCTTCGGCAACACGGGCATCGCCTTCCGGGCACCCGAAGGGCAGGACGGCCGCATCGGCGCGCAACTGCGTATGCTGACGCAGACGATCCCCGACGTGCGCCAGCGGCTCGACACGCTGGCCGCCACGCTGGTCAATGAAGTCAACAGCCGACATGCGAGCGGTTACGGACTCGACGGCCTGACCGGCCGCGCCTTCTTCGACCCGGCCGGCACCACGGCTTCCACGATCGCCCTGTCGGCCGACGTGCTGGCCGACAGCCGCGCCATCGCCGCCTCGGGCGACCCCACCGCCCCGGGCGACAACAGCGTCGCCCTCCAGATTGCCGGACTGCGCGACGCCCTGCTCTTCAACGGCGGCACCGAAACGGCCGAAACCTACGCGATCAACCTGGCCGGCATCATTGGCGCCGCCGCGAAAGATGCCACCGGCCGCCTGGAGCGCTCGCGGGCGACCATCGATCACCTGGACGCGCTCCAGCAGGGCGTCATGGGCGTCTCGCTCGACGAAGAACTGACCAACATGATCCGCTTCCAGCAGGCCTACGCGGCCACCGCGCGCGTGCTGGACACCGCCCGGAGCATGATGGACACGCTGCTGAACCTCTGA
- the flgL gene encoding flagellar hook-associated protein FlgL yields the protein MDPLNVAFTRQQSLYQLLAERQIQERRLELARLQEQMATGRRVNRPSDDPGTYTRSQALRRLAQRYDQHERTLTIGRAWLTATEDALSTLVDLFNSAYEEGVRMATDTASTADRATTADVLEQRLQAVLDQLNARHNGEYLFAGTRTTMQPFQLSGGTVVYNGNDQTRQLEIAPGLQIAVNLTGNDVWEVDENGDGVTDFTITEAWQDLIDALRADDTAQIQNAMARVETARDHLLDRIAQVGETSRRLSMAETELQDARLRLESQRSDLEDADFAEIAVKLQRHQLSLEATLQVTSRLLQTSLLNYLAP from the coding sequence ATGGATCCGCTCAACGTCGCCTTCACCCGCCAGCAGAGCCTCTACCAGCTGCTGGCCGAGCGCCAGATTCAGGAGCGCCGGCTGGAGCTGGCCCGGCTGCAGGAGCAGATGGCGACCGGCCGCCGCGTCAACCGTCCCTCGGACGATCCGGGCACCTACACCCGGAGTCAGGCGCTGCGCCGGCTGGCCCAGCGCTACGACCAGCACGAGCGCACGCTGACCATCGGACGGGCCTGGCTAACCGCCACCGAAGACGCCCTCTCGACGCTCGTCGATCTTTTCAACAGCGCCTACGAAGAAGGCGTGCGCATGGCCACCGATACGGCCTCGACGGCCGACCGCGCCACTACGGCCGACGTGCTCGAACAGCGTCTGCAGGCCGTACTCGACCAGCTCAATGCCCGCCACAACGGCGAATACCTGTTCGCCGGCACCCGCACCACCATGCAACCCTTCCAGCTCAGCGGCGGCACCGTCGTCTATAACGGCAACGACCAGACGCGTCAGCTGGAGATCGCGCCCGGGCTCCAGATCGCCGTTAACCTGACGGGGAACGACGTCTGGGAAGTGGATGAAAACGGCGACGGCGTCACGGACTTCACCATCACCGAAGCCTGGCAGGACCTGATCGACGCGCTCCGGGCCGACGACACCGCCCAGATCCAGAACGCCATGGCCCGGGTGGAGACGGCGCGCGATCATCTGCTCGATCGGATCGCGCAGGTGGGCGAAACCTCCCGGCGTCTGTCGATGGCCGAAACGGAACTGCAGGACGCCCGCCTCCGCCTCGAATCACAGCGAAGCGATCTGGAAGACGCCGACTTTGCCGAGATCGCCGTCAAACTGCAACGCCATCAGCTCAGTCTCGAAGCCACCCTCCAGGTAACCTCCCGCCTGCTGCAAACCAGCCTGCTGAACTATCTGGCGCCATGA
- a CDS encoding tetratricopeptide repeat protein — protein MTNGSFLENFRLPLPAFERTERLGEQLRALWEAVRRQESRRVLTRAASLLALPEMAAPEMRAALLNAMGAARLQLRHYEAAERMLRLSLAALPDQWMATRLLVHVCEVQRRYEAAYDLLERMQAQPSEPSWDEPLTETEWHLGMAALAWRLRRWKVVGTHVRAAFPKVTEMPPALQADLLRLAFYRERPAEALAMARHLLERQPDEQAVDTLLQTFVQQGWKQEACMLYRQAYQRYPESERFRRRLVALCLQTGAVEEARRLARLGVLSMDVEP, from the coding sequence ATGACGAACGGATCGTTTCTGGAAAACTTTCGCCTGCCGCTGCCCGCGTTTGAGCGGACGGAGCGGCTCGGTGAACAACTGCGCGCGCTCTGGGAAGCCGTCCGCCGCCAGGAGTCGCGGCGCGTACTGACCCGGGCCGCCTCGCTGCTGGCCCTGCCCGAAATGGCGGCCCCGGAAATGCGTGCGGCGCTCCTCAATGCGATGGGCGCCGCCCGCCTGCAGCTCCGCCACTACGAAGCGGCCGAGCGCATGCTGCGGCTCTCGCTGGCCGCCCTGCCCGACCAGTGGATGGCCACGCGCCTGCTCGTACACGTCTGCGAGGTGCAGCGCCGCTACGAAGCGGCCTACGACCTGCTGGAACGCATGCAGGCGCAGCCTTCCGAACCCTCGTGGGACGAACCGCTCACCGAAACGGAATGGCATCTGGGCATGGCGGCGCTGGCCTGGCGACTGCGCCGGTGGAAAGTCGTCGGTACGCACGTGCGTGCCGCGTTCCCGAAGGTTACCGAAATGCCACCGGCGCTCCAGGCCGACCTGCTGCGGCTGGCCTTCTACCGGGAGCGTCCCGCCGAGGCGCTGGCCATGGCCCGCCACCTGCTCGAACGGCAACCCGACGAGCAGGCCGTCGATACGCTGCTGCAGACGTTCGTCCAGCAGGGCTGGAAGCAGGAAGCCTGCATGCTCTATCGCCAGGCCTACCAGCGCTATCCCGAAAGCGAACGTTTCCGGCGCCGCCTGGTCGCCCTCTGTTTGCAGACCGGCGCCGTCGAGGAAGCCCGACGGCTGGCCCGCCTGGGGGTACTTTCGATGGATGTGGAACCCTGA
- a CDS encoding HDOD domain-containing protein — translation MHAARPTLSRLELRCPPLPQTLVEAMKLLNRPDQLEVKPITRLVERDPVVVARLLQIVNSAYYGLRRTVSSVERAVVLLGPVSVAGIIVGMHMLQLRTTLPGSAMACFNRLAQHCQATAFLARHLLETVLPRLSGQTSVGFTAGLLHDFGKIMLIYNFPQEAVGFYEQQRLQNEVQARDERHLEQLLFGCDHTEAGEYVARKLNFPDVLVDVIRYHHVPHQTPATSEAYMITPAVAVADLVARTMGYAFTHPLTPEQCLEHPAWRLLQQRYNLSDWTPRSLLTHLQEQQEFLDQHVQHLSLPNPPQRNRRVLSTTHD, via the coding sequence ATGCACGCGGCGCGTCCGACCCTGAGCCGACTGGAACTGCGGTGCCCACCGCTTCCCCAGACGCTGGTGGAAGCGATGAAATTGCTCAACCGGCCCGATCAGCTCGAAGTGAAGCCGATCACCCGGCTGGTGGAGCGCGACCCCGTCGTGGTGGCCCGCCTGCTTCAGATCGTCAACTCGGCCTACTACGGGCTGCGCCGCACGGTCAGCAGCGTCGAACGCGCCGTGGTACTGCTGGGCCCCGTCAGCGTGGCCGGCATCATCGTGGGCATGCACATGCTGCAGTTGCGTACCACGCTGCCCGGTTCGGCCATGGCCTGCTTCAATCGCCTGGCCCAGCACTGCCAGGCCACCGCCTTTCTGGCCCGCCACCTGCTCGAAACGGTCCTCCCCCGCCTGAGCGGCCAGACGAGCGTGGGCTTTACGGCCGGCCTGTTGCACGATTTCGGCAAAATCATGCTGATCTACAACTTCCCCCAGGAAGCCGTCGGCTTCTACGAACAGCAACGTCTGCAAAACGAAGTGCAGGCCCGCGACGAGCGCCACCTGGAGCAGCTCCTGTTCGGCTGCGACCACACCGAAGCCGGCGAATACGTGGCGCGTAAGCTGAACTTCCCCGATGTGCTCGTCGATGTGATCCGCTACCACCACGTGCCCCACCAGACGCCCGCTACCAGCGAGGCCTACATGATCACGCCGGCCGTGGCCGTGGCCGACCTGGTCGCCCGCACCATGGGTTACGCCTTCACGCATCCGCTGACGCCGGAGCAGTGCCTGGAGCACCCGGCCTGGCGACTCCTGCAGCAGCGTTACAACCTGAGCGACTGGACCCCCCGAAGCCTGCTGACTCACCTGCAGGAGCAGCAGGAATTTCTGGATCAGCATGTGCAACACCTGAGCCTCCCCAACCCGCCCCAGCGTAACCGACGTGTTCTGTCAACTACCCACGACTGA